Genomic window (Flavobacterium oreochromis):
TCAAGAAAAGCAAACGGAGTTCTTAGAAAAGTTATTTGAAACCTTTGTAAAATCAATCTATCTCAGCGGTTCGGCTAGAGATTATTTACATAGCCGTAATTTATCCAGTGTTTTAGAAACTAGGGGATTAGTAGGCTTTAACTCGGGACAGTTCCACCACGCAGGACGGTTTGAAAATGAAGTTAACCCTGTTCTAGCAAAACAAGAAATGATACAAAATGCTTTAGAAGTAGGAATGTTAAGCCCTTTAAATAGAGTAAACAATCAAACAGGCGAAGCAGTTACTTATCAAGTTTTCGGTAATAAATGTTTAGCCTTTCCACTGCGTAATGCAAAAAACGAAATCGTATCTTTTTATTTTCGTTCCATTGTCATTGCGAGCGATAGCGTGGCAACCTCTAAACACTTTTATTTAAAAGGTAGGCAAGGTTTATACCCTCATTATCCAAAACCCGAAACTAAAAAACTCATTTTAACCGAAGCCGTCATTGATGCTCTTTCATTAACACAAGTCTTAATACTTAATACAGAATACTCTATACTTTCTTGTTACGGTACAAACGGAATCACTCCCGAACATTTACAAGCAATAAAGAATTTAAAACATTTAGAAGAAGTAATTTTTTTCTTTGATGGAGACAAAGCAGGTAGCACAGCGACAGCAAAATACGCTCAAGAACTCATATCTCAAAACCCACAACTCAAAATAACAAAAGTTGAAACCCCTGAAGGCGAAGACATCAACAGCCTTTTAGTAGCCTATGAAAAAGAAATCTTTATCGAATTAATAGAAAACAGAAAACCCCTAACAAGCCAGGACCACATACAAGAAACACAAAAAACTTTTTCTTCATCTGAACCAACTTTACCCGAGCTTGAAAAGCGAACAGGCGAAGCAAACCTTAAACCTCAAACAAACAAAACAAATAACAAAAACGATGAAAAACTAATTATAAAAGCCTCTGAGGTATTATCGGTAGTTGAATTTTTAAAAGACAAAAACCTTATACACAATCTAAATTTTTTAATTGGTCAAGCAGGCATTGTAGGAGAAGAAACCGCACGGTTATTACTGTTTTTAATTTTATTGAGTTATCTAAATAATAATCCCTTACACGGTATTGTACAAGGAACATCAGGAAGCGGTAAATCGCATATGATTAAAGTAATTGCTGATTTAATGCCTCAAGAAGATGTTTTGCGATTTACTAGAATTACAGAAAGTAGTTTATACAACTGGGGCGAATTTGATTTGTTTAGAAAAATTATCATTATCGAAGATTTAGACGGATTAAAAGAGGAAGCTTTATATTCATTAAGGGAATTAATCTCTAATCAATATTTAAGTAGTTCGGTAAGTTTAAAAGATAAAAAAGGAAATAATAAATCTACTAAAAAGGAAGTAAAAGGACAGTTTGCCAGTTTATCAGCCACCACAAAAGGCGAAGTGTACGAGGATAATATGAACCGCAGTTTTATTAT
Coding sequences:
- a CDS encoding CHC2 zinc finger domain-containing protein, with protein sequence MQINDIKSRLSLSQVLSYYNLQPNKNKMLCCPFHDDKTASLQVNLQKDLYNCHACGAKGDQIQFVQDFEKLSKHDALKKCTQLAQVAEPQIIHQSEVIKTMSQEKQTEFLEKLFETFVKSIYLSGSARDYLHSRNLSSVLETRGLVGFNSGQFHHAGRFENEVNPVLAKQEMIQNALEVGMLSPLNRVNNQTGEAVTYQVFGNKCLAFPLRNAKNEIVSFYFRSIVIASDSVATSKHFYLKGRQGLYPHYPKPETKKLILTEAVIDALSLTQVLILNTEYSILSCYGTNGITPEHLQAIKNLKHLEEVIFFFDGDKAGSTATAKYAQELISQNPQLKITKVETPEGEDINSLLVAYEKEIFIELIENRKPLTSQDHIQETQKTFSSSEPTLPELEKRTGEANLKPQTNKTNNKNDEKLIIKASEVLSVVEFLKDKNLIHNLNFLIGQAGIVGEETARLLLFLILLSYLNNNPLHGIVQGTSGSGKSHMIKVIADLMPQEDVLRFTRITESSLYNWGEFDLFRKIIIIEDLDGLKEEALYSLRELISNQYLSSSVSLKDKKGNNKSTKKEVKGQFASLSATTKGEVYEDNMNRSFIIAVDESLEQTQRIIKYQNQIIAGEIDIKEKQKAVNMVQDVVRHLKHYEVQNPFASKIDLPKGVRNLRRLNDMFQKIIKQITLLHQYQRKVINGFLVTEIQDIILAIDILFESVILKMDELDGSSRQFFEKLKKAFKDREFNRFEAMEITGFKKTQLQHYLNELVRLEYLRQYGHSNKGFKYKISFLDNNNLMRQQIKQHFKEQVEKLQKKNNNGNSQPPNEH